The following DNA comes from Hordeum vulgare subsp. vulgare chromosome 3H, MorexV3_pseudomolecules_assembly, whole genome shotgun sequence.
TGGCACGACACAGTCGCCGGCAGGCGACAGCGTGATGGCCTCCGCGAGCCATTGCTGGCACGCCGCCTCCTTCTCGTCGGCCTTGCGtcgctcttcctcctcgctctcgcGGAGCACGGCTGCCAACGCCGCATGGTAGGCGGCCTCAGCCTCCTGGTCCTCCTCGCTGACGACAGGCGGGGCAGCGGAGGGCCTCCTGGCTGCACGTCGCGCACGCCACGTCGGCGCTGCTCCCCGTGCTCGACCGCGAACCAGAGCTCCCAGTGCGGGGAGTCGACCGCGTAGGCAGGGTTTTGCCGCTGCTCCGGCATCAGCACACGCCGACGACGACTCACCTCCTCCGCGTGCAACCACGTCAACCGTGGCACGGCCGACACCGGTATCCTCTCCAAATCCAGATGCCAATGGTGCGGGAGGATGACGTCGGGATAAGGCAATGACACTAGGCCAACGGGAAGATGGCACGGGggtagaggggggccttgcccttgttttaAAAGGAGCCGGCCATGGCACGCGGCTAGAGTTTGGTCGCGGAcgaggtggcgagatggggacgAATGGAATCTAAAAGCAAACGATGCGGAACGCACCACACGGGTGGATTAGGAAAGGTCGACCGCGACCGCATGGACCCGAGGAGAGCGGCCGTCATAAATAATATTGACCGTGGATGGTTGGGATGGACACCAAAAGGACGTACACATCCGACGCATTTCAATCTCAAATTTGGACCAAAAATCACATTTCAATCCCAAATTTGAACCAAAAATAGGTCGACACAAACTCGTTTTGGCAATGCGTCCACGCGTTGGACCATCTATTTTGTCCGCGCGGCCCTAAACAAACGGAGACgaacgaaatgggtcgccccgttggagttgctcaGCAAGAACAAAATGAGCCATCCGTCAAAAAAGAACAAAATGAGCCACACAACTGGTGTTACCTACTGACAGATTCAAACTTGTACTAATGAACAATAGCAACTGAGCTTACGTAGCTGCAGATGATTCCATCGAGGGTTCGAGTGTTCCATTACGCAGTTTCTTATGTTCGCATTGtgaatatacatatacatattacAGAAGTTGTAGACTCGTAGTTGCATAAGACATATGAGATGGTTAAATGAGCAAAGATTTGGGCGACAGTGCCGAACCCAATAGCTTTCAGGTACAAAACCTCCCTGTAATGATGCATCTTGTGGCCTCCTTCGATAATTATGTACCGATACAATGAGCACCAGTTAAGTGGATTTCAGGATTCTCCCTCTTCCAATTCAGCAATGAACAGAAAAATGGCAGGGTACGAGCTTGCCACTCCCCATCTATGCATTTATTCAGATGGCAAAGGCTGCGACCTTGGCCGTCATTGTCTATGTCAGCTCCAGCCATATTCACATTAGGTGGGGTTCTGAGTGAACAGGTGCTGGGACGGGAAGTGGAAACCGATTTGTGGTAGAACCCAATCTGAGCAAAAACGATCCGAGATCTCATCGCACCTACGCCAAAAAAAAAAACATCTTGAGAAGCTTTTTGAACATCCATTTTCATCCCAGGAATGGGATCAGAACTCTCCGCCATGGATGGTGACAGTGGCACCGGTTGCAGAAGTTGGAGGACGGAGAAGCATGTGTGGAgcatagatttttgacatctgtcCAGCAGGTCCAAATGTAGTTCCAGGTGACGCTGGCTGATTTGCTGAAGAGTCCTTAGCCAGAATGTACTCTGGCCGCAGAccagaagatgatggagatggggCCATAGGAGCAACAGGGAGACTGAGAGGATATGGAGCAATAGGCATGTCACCAAGCGATGATGCTGAAGGACTGTAGCTCAGAGCACCCAGTGGGTGATCAAATTTGCATCCCGGACCAAATTTGCAAAACCCATGCTGTGAATAGTAAAGACATGGCTGAGCACCCTGCAAGTTAAAGGAAACTTGATTATAAGTTTGCTCTATGTGCAAAACGAGAAAAAAAATGCAATTTGCAGTCCCATTTATCAGATTAGCTTGTGTATTTGCATGTTTTGTCACAAGAAATCCAATAACAAATTAAattctactccctccgatccatattacttgtcgcagctttagtacaaaattgtactaaagcTGCGACAATTAATTTGGATCAAAGGCAGTACTGTACATTTTATCACTTGCAACCAAAATGAACTACTACAGGAACATTACATTTATGAGAAGTGTGCTTTCCAAGAGAAGTTTCGACGAACATATTGCGATGTGCAAGAAATTAAAGTTAACACAATTTCATTCATAACCACAGCGGCTAAGACAAAAGAAATCTATACTGATAGGTGCTACTGCTAACACATCACACCAATGGATGTCTGACAACTGTTGATCAGATACAGAAATAACCTCCCAGTAACCTGCACTTCGGGGGATATTTTTTATGTGCTCTCTTGAAAGCAAAAGAAAGGTTTTCCTGATTAACAAGGAATCACAGATAGGACAAGGTACACTAATACAAACTTTCTATTTGTCAGATTTTAGGCTAATGCAGTAACAAGGCTCAAAGGGCTTTAGCATGCTATAAGAACAAACGTCCATCCCTAAGTTAGTCAAGAATCAAGATACTTGCGACTAGGTCGGAGGTGATTTCGTTTTGCAAATATGGAAAGGAAGAAATGGAACATATACACGAGATTGTCCCAAGGAAGTACCCACAAAAAAAAAATAGTATTGGATAAACACGGTGCAAACACAATCATGGATGTGTTTTATGTTCCATTAATAAAAGCCTTCATCTTCAAAGAATTAAGAGATTTCATCATCAGATATATGTTTGCAATTTTAAACATTGTATGTCAGATCGTACACAGGTGCAGAGCCATTTAAAGCATGAGCATCTGGTCAAGCTAAGTGAGCAATAAACAAAAGACACAAGTTATGCAAAAACCCAGAAGAGTGGTTTCCCAAATCATGCAATGCAGCAAGAATCCAGTTAAAGCATGAGCACCTGGTCAAGCTAGTGAGCAATAAACAAAAGACACAAGTTATGCAAAACCCAGAAGAGTGGTTTCTAAAAGCATGCAATGCAGCAAGAATCATATCTTATTATTTTCTAATGCTCAGAAGTTTCTTCCCTACCCTTTGCCATCATTATTTTCTGCATTGGTGCAAGAAAACCGTTAAACTTGCACTAAACACAATGTACACTGGACACTGAATTTAAGCAGATCAAATAAGTACCACAAGGTCAAAACTCGTATGCCTCCTACATAAATAATATGAACACCGATCTGCATTTGGTTGACGATTAACAAACCACTGTCCTACACATAATATTCTTTGATACACAAAAACTAGAAGAGAAGGTCAATGGAAGCAGAATAGACACTCTTGCATGCACATGTTCTGCTACGGACTTAAAAAACAGACATTTTATATAGTTGGCTTTGCTTCACAATCTAGTCGACTATACAATGGACTAACCTCAGACTTGAAGGTTCAATTACATGGTTCACTAAAGAACTTTCAACAGTTCCACAAAGTGTATGGAAGGTGTATTTGGTGATGAACTAAAGCAATGGGATCCGCTCTTTAAAGTATGGCTACTTGATCGATGTTTGACCCAAAATCATAACATTCACCAATAATCCCTCTATGACAGAATACCACCTAGCTGCACTATTTTCAAGTCCTAAAGTAACACTCAAAACGTGTAATTAACTGGATAACTGATCACTACTTCCCTAACTATGCAATTTGTAATAATTAGACTAAACTACACAAGTAAATGAAACTTCACTTATCAACTTCGTAGTATCAGAACAATCATATGTGATGTCAATCTTATCAAGGACAACATCAGAATGATGATTCAGTGGTATGCTTTTGGATTAACTTTCATTTGAAGAtaatatattactccctccgtcccaaaattcttgtcttagatttgtttagatatgaatgtatctagtcaagttttaataTTTAGATACATACATTTttagacaaagctaagacaagaattgtgggacggagggagtacttcatgTAAGAAATCAGGCTGATGTATAAGAGCTACTCACCGGCCGAATTGGAAGACCTAGAGGGCTCAGCATATAGTTGGACCTAGGTGTACTCAGGTATTGAGGATGATTGTAtttacatgtggatccaaatttaCAGGTCCCTGTCTTCATGTAGTGGTGACATTCAGGCTGCCCAGGCCGCTCTGGAAAGACAACTTCTTGTTTGTCACTTGAAGGCCATGTTGAAGAAGACAACGATGCATAATTACTGCCATAAGCAACTGCGGATGGAGGCCCTTGGTGTGATAAGCCATACAATGGTCCTGCCTGAACAGTTTGCTGTCCCCCAGCTGGCGCAACTTGGTTCATAGGTGACTAAGAAAATAAAGGAGAATGAAGTCATCAGGGCAGTTTAGTAAAAAAAAAACTTTTTCCTGACAATGCATCACAATCTTCATAACACAAAAGTACAAAGTCATGTTTTGGGTCATttttgtaatcttcttttacaaCAAAATGCTCCTGCTACACTGTGAGTTTGTAAAATTAGACAGTAAACGGTGTGTCATTAATAAGAGACCTTCCAAATTTATTTTCTTAATACTTTGGTCCAGATTAAAAGATTCATTTTATATAAAACACCCTTGCTCAATGATCTACTATTTGTAGCACAAAGTTTAAAATGAGAAGGAATACAGTATTAGAAACTTACCATGTAAGGGTTCCATCCCTGCATTGGCATGACTGCAGATGGGTGCATCATTGGAGGATAAGAGCCCGGGAAAAATGATCCTGGCAGAACAGAAGGCCTCCCCAATTGCCAACTGGCTAGAGGTGGATATGGAAGAGGGGAAGAGACAGGCAATTGTTGCACTGGTGGATACATGTTTGGTGGCTCTGAAACAACACCAAGTTCTGGCCCTTCAGGGTGATGAAATTTACATGTTGATCCAAATTTGCAATGGCCAGTTTTGATATAGTAGGAACACTCTTTCTCACCCTGCATAACGAAAATAATCTTCATTAGATATTGGACAAAGAAGTGCCAAGAGTACATCAAAATTTGGATTGAACAAATAGTCCCACCAGACGCAGAGGGTAACCAGAGGAATTTAAGACAACTGGTTGTACGGAACCGCCTTCTCTGGGATGATTATACTTGCAATTAGAGCCAAACTTACAAGTCCCATTCTTCATGTAGTACTGCAAAAGAAAATGTGAAAATTCGAAACTGTAAACTATCCACCAAATATAAAAAACTCGTGTATGATGACTGAAATATCATGTACCAGCTTCTAAAGGAAAGACCTTAGACCTTCTATTTCACATAATTTCCTGTCACTGTATGAGCGAGTTTCCGACTCTTGGCAAGATGAGGACTAGTTTCATTACCTCACACGGTGGCTGACCTGGGCGTTCTGGATACTCCACTGTGCGTGTGGTCCTTATGCCTCCATCAAActaaaaaacagagcacaaaacaTGTTTAGACCTTCAATTCAATCTCCTTGACCCAATGTAGCGTCAGGAATTCATAGCTACTATACTCTGCGTAAAGTTCTCACTTGTACAACAACTCACTAGAAACATGTGAACACGTCTATCTACTTGAGCTGTCAggtaaaaaaaatcctaataGAAATATGACCATATGACTGATCAGGCCTACAACATAAGCAAGTGGCAGCGTAAGCAGAAAGTGGAGCTTTGAATTATAAAACATCGACAAAGACAACAAGCCTTATTATAGAATGAGTCAATCACATAATCAACGACAGCAACCGACGACTGCACAATCAAGTTTCACTTCCATGACAGGCTCCTAAGCCATAACTAGAATCAATTCAATTCAATCACAGCTAGAGGCTTGAGCTGGAAGCTCCCATCCGCACCAACCAGCTGTAATTGAACCTGTCGGTCATTATCAGGGACTGGCAAGTCGTAAGTAGCAAGTCCCAACTAGACTGAAGTGAAGCAGAGCATGATGGGGGGAATAAAATTGGGAGAAGGGAAGCGGTCCGGCTCACCGCGGCGGCGCGATCACGAGGGTGGTTGTAGCGGCAGGTCTCCCCGTAGCCGCAGGCCCCCGTGCGGAGGTAGTAGACGCAGTTGGCCTCGCCCGGGCGCTCCGGCAGCCCCTCCCCGGCGGCCTCCTCTCCGCCGGCCAGCCCCAGCCTCCACATGGACTCTGCGAGAACACAAAAGGCCGCGGCACGCAGCGACATTCGCACGCATCAAGCAGCATCGAAGATCCAAAACCCTAGCAAGCAAACGACACACAAACCCCCTCCTTTTTTCCCAAAACGCACGCGCAGAAACAGCCGGCCCAAAATTGCGCGCGCGGAGCGCAACATCGGGGTCGGAATTGAGCGCGTACCTTCCAGGCCGGTGGCAGCGTCGGCGCGGCCGccctcggcgccgcccccgccgccgtcCTTGGGGGAcgcggcgtacgactccatcatcGAGCAGCTCCCCGAATGCTCCTCCCGCCGCGGCGATCGGGCGGGGATCGGGCCGGACCGTGCTCGCCCGGCAGCCGCGCGAGCAAGGGGATGTTGGAGCCGGGGCGAAAGCGGAGCAAAATCTCCCTCGCTCTTGGGCGTTGCTTCCTCCGGACTCCTCTTCTCCCTCCCTTGCAGTCGCAGCCCCGGCTCGTCCCGTACTACGCTCGCGTCGTGTGGCCTTTTCTGCGTGAGTGGGActcactccccctctctctctcgctctctcgctTGAGGGGGGTGTCGTGGCTCAGACAGCGCGTGGTGACGTCGCGTAGGCGCCAAGAAGCACCCCCGCGGCGGGGGTGGCTGGTGAGACGGGGGGAAGGCGGGGGCGGAAACGCAAAAGGTAAAAGTGGTGGGGGGGAGTGGGCAGCAAGCCGCGGGCCGCATTGAATGCGCGGTCGTCCTGACGGTCGGTCACTCCTCCCTGCCCGCTGCTGCTGCCTGCTGCTGCCACGGCCCTGGCTGGCCCGGGGTGGACGGACCCCACCGCGGCGGCACCGTCATGTGCCCACGCGCTCCCGACTCCACTCCCAGCTTAGGATGCTCGGTCgacatcttttttatttctttgtttgttttttcGGCTAGGACCAACAACGTGTGCAACAATCTTTGTCCACCGTTTATTCGGTGCATCGATAGTCTGGTGACCTGGTAGGTGGCGGTCCGCCGGATGCACTCCCCTTCCATCTTAAAAACGTTTATCTTTCCTGCATGTTTTTTATACTTTCAAAACagttttttttttgcggggtCAAAACAGTTGATATGATCTCTCTTTCCTATGCGTTGGGTCTTCTTTTCTCTTTCCATCCAACATTTAAACTATAGTCACTTTGCATTGTAAAACTTACTTGATGGGTTGGGCGCGCTTTGCTTGATTCTTTTCATACATTTTTGACTCATTGTTAAAAATATAAGGTGTGTTACTTTTTTAGAAGTTAAACCCCTTTAAGTTTAACCAAATTTATAGATGAATATATCAAACCGGTAtcattagattcatcatgaaatgaatgttttatatgttttatactccctctataaactaatataagagtgtttggataattaaaatagtgatctaaatgtTCTTATATTAATTCATGGAGGGAGTGTTTTATTTATTTAGTATTGTGCATGTCATGTTTTTTGCTTTGAATTTAGGCGAAGTTAAAGAAATTTGACTTTTGAAAACCTAATGCCCATTATATTTTGGAATTGAGTGATTATTTGGTTTGGACTTTGGACACATGATGgagtgtgtttatttttatttatataaCACGGTATCTTGGTGGGCCTTTCGTGGTGTGATTATGTGTTCTTTGGTAACCAATCCATACTATCCGAGAAAATTTTCCGTGTCGGTGTCCATATGTGCTATATTGATGCTACATTATCACATATTGACATTTTTTCCTAGCTGGTGAGAGAGTTCGCGGGATTGATTGTTTTTATAGGCTAGTTGTTGCCAATTGATTTGAACAATAATTGACCTGCTCAAAAGCATGAACCAAATTCAAAATTGAATACCTTAATCGAATAGAGAGCTCAAAAACTAGACAGTGTAGTGAACTAAAAGAGTTGAATGAGAGTGCTTCTTGAGAAAAAAAGGGTATTATTGACTCGGTCAAATAGATTCCAACTGACCTCAATTGACCATGAGGCCTTAAAATTTAGGAAGCATAACGTATCAATAGATTtcgattctctctctctctctctctctctctctcctcctccactggatcgtctAACTAGAGAAGCGGGAGAGGGACTCGGATCAACCACATCCTTTGCCAATCCACCCTTAGTTGCGCCTTATATGGCTAGAACTAGGGGCCATCGTCGGATTGGAGGTTCCGGTCATTGCTTGCGGCCATCCTTGGTTTCTCTGTCAATGTCTTCCTCGATCACAACCATGCCTGGATATGCTTCAGTCTTCCTGGTATAAATAACCTCCCTTTCTTTCATCCCCAATCCTAAGAATTTTATCCCCTTTTGAGGCATGGCATCACGGTGATGCAATATCGTCGGTGAAGGCTACATTGTGGATCTTGTTGGTTGGCCTCCCTTTTCTTTGCTCTCTTTCTCCTATGAGTATATCCTCGATTTGGTCACCCGACTTGAAAAAGACCACTTAATTTGGAGTCCTTGTGCTTCACTCTTGCTTTCCTAAAGGCTTATGCGGACTCCTCTACATCCGTTGCATACTCTCTACTTCATTTGGTTTGGCATCTGATCTCTTTGCTTGAGTTGGGGATAATTTCTTGCTACTTCATTTTCTCCGGCTTGAGTTTCGAGAATTTGTGTGTTGAGGGAGTTTCCCTCTCAACCTCCTTTATTGGAGGTCCACGTTGTGGTCATTGGGTGTTGCTCCTTTACATGCAGGTTCCTGGTATTGGGTCGTCTTCCACGGGAAGGCCCCCGCTGTTCAAGGGGCTTTCTCTCCGATGCATGCAAATCTACAATATCCTTGGTGTCAGCGAGTTCTCGATCATCTGTTCCCAAAGGCTGCTAAAAAAGATGGTGATACTTCCTTTTTATTGATCCGGTATTGGAACATAAAAGAGTATTCCGCACATATTTCCCCAGAGGTGACCCTGAGTTATCGAACCCACTAGAGAAAGATTCCCATGAAGTGATGGTCTCTAGCAAGCTTTTGTCAAAGTGTCAAATCCATTTTTTGACCATATCAACGAGCAAATAGTGATTCAAACACTTATAATAAAAGACGTACAAGTATGAGGTCTTAATGCTTACAACCTTGTATTTGCGTTGGGATCAAATAGGATATTAATTTGTGCGCTAGAATTCACCCACTGAGATGTGCTTGTTTTAGAGAATCGGTTGTCCTACCATAGGCCCTCTCCGTCAAGCAGGGTTGCCTTGATAATTGAGATAATAAAATCAGACAAGAACTTTGGGTGTTTAATGACTACACCTCATCTATCCCCAAGGATATGATCTATGTTACCCTACTGGACCTTACTATCACCGGCGTTCGGTAAAACACTTCACGGTCCCCTTGCTCCTAGCCTCACCGGTGCTTGATCTCCATGATCCTGGGTATCTGCAGGGATGAATATCACGGACAAGACAAGAGTCATCTTCACGAAAAAAAATATTTCACACATACGGGACATTATGTCAAAGTCTTCCATT
Coding sequences within:
- the LOC123443412 gene encoding zinc finger CCCH domain-containing protein 5-like, whose protein sequence is MMESYAASPKDGGGGGAEGGRADAATGLEESMWRLGLAGGEEAAGEGLPERPGEANCVYYLRTGACGYGETCRYNHPRDRAAAFDGGIRTTRTVEYPERPGQPPCEYYMKNGTCKFGSNCKYNHPREGGSVQPVVLNSSGYPLRLGEKECSYYIKTGHCKFGSTCKFHHPEGPELGVVSEPPNMYPPVQQLPVSSPLPYPPLASWQLGRPSVLPGSFFPGSYPPMMHPSAVMPMQGWNPYMSPMNQVAPAGGQQTVQAGPLYGLSHQGPPSAVAYGSNYASLSSSTWPSSDKQEVVFPERPGQPECHHYMKTGTCKFGSTCKYNHPQYLSTPRSNYMLSPLGLPIRPGAQPCLYYSQHGFCKFGPGCKFDHPLGALSYSPSASSLGDMPIAPYPLSLPVAPMAPSPSSSGLRPEYILAKDSSANQPASPGTTFGPAGQMSKIYAPHMLLRPPTSATGATVTIHGGEF